From the Lathyrus oleraceus cultivar Zhongwan6 chromosome 4, CAAS_Psat_ZW6_1.0, whole genome shotgun sequence genome, one window contains:
- the LOC127136164 gene encoding uncharacterized protein LOC127136164, whose amino-acid sequence MVGGSSTSLPPSTNPSVRNVRNKKVAKNAPGQRQDVAWEHGTPVNDGSRKIKCKYCHNEYSGGAFRFKHHLAGTNSNVEPCVSVPDEVCKQMWIIVHRLQSKLIKKRTLSEDVVEVDVEDCKRKKVESSEKEDTNLQVATYFYNNAISFNVVKDEEFIKMCEMIAQYGKGYKPPSYHDIRGKYLKKKVESINSILVEHKTAWKKFGCTIMTDGWTDQKRRTIINFLVNSPMGTFFLKSIDASSISNTADKVFKMMDDIVEEVGEENVVQIVTDNAANYKLVGQMLIDKRNKLYWTPCAAHCIDLMLEDFESKIPMHKEIIASGKKITTYIYARTGLITLLHHYTEGGELIRPGITRFATSYLCLGCLNDKRGGLYRMFTSKQWKDSQFSKTKDGKFVENIVTNKDFWKNLIICLKGAFPLLKVLRMVDSDEKAAMGYIYEAMDQAKEEIQTSYNNNRKSYQPLWKIIDNRWDKQLHRPLHAASYYLNPILHYKPNFKVDNEVKQGMYACLERMMGGDMDMVNKIDGQLEDFKSKKGFFGSEIAQRGLKNKTPTQWWESYGDAHPELQNFAIRVLSLTCSSSGCERNWSAFEMVHTKKRNRLKQKTMNDLVYVMVNTRLTKNKAERKKRDLTIDDFQDDDDWWYVAEEENAGGNNVNVTDLDEDLMQSTGAKSTGHVDEFDVLETIESDNEEGNADEGDEGDDEGDGYGGGDDEINEDEGVDIIGKNPNYRRLCDLY is encoded by the exons ATGGTTGGTGGTAGTAGTACGTCGCTTCCTCCTTCAACAAACCCAAGTGTTAGAAATGTGAGAAATAAGAAAGTTGCCAAAAATGCTCCTGGTCAAAGGCAAGATGTGGCATGGGAACATGGCACTCCCGTAAATGATGGATCAAGAAAGATCAAGTGCAAATATTGTCATAATGAGTATAGCGGCGGTGCTTTTCGATTTAAGCATCATTTAGCAGGGACAAATAGTAATGTTGAACCTTGTGTGTCTGTTCCAGATGAAGTTTGCAAACAAATGTGGATCATTGTTCATAGATTGCAAAGCAAACTCATCAAAAAGAGAACTCTAAGTGAAGATGTAGTAGAGGTTGATGTGGAAGATTGTAAAAGAAAAAAAGTTGAATCTTCTG AGAAGGAGGACACTAACTTACAAGTTGCAACTTATTTTTACAACAATGCTATCTCTTTTAACGTTGTAAAGGATGAAGAATTTATAAAGATGTGTGAAATGATTGCCCAATATGGTAAAGGATATAAACCACCATCTTACCATGATATTCGAGGtaaatatttaaagaaaaaagTTGAGTCTATAAATAGCATATTGGTGGAGCATAAAACTGCGTGGAAAAAGTTTGGATGTACAATAATGACGGATGGATGGACTGACCAAAAGAGGAGGACTATCATAAACTTTTTAGTCAATAGTCCTATGGGTACTTTCTTTTTAAAATCAATTGATGCATCTAGCATTTCAAACACAGCTGATAAAGTTTTCAAAATGATGGATGATATTGTTGAGGAAGTGGGGGAAGAAAATGTTGTCCAAATTGTAACAGACAATGCTGCAAACTACAAGTTGGTTGGACAAATGTTGATAGATAAAAGGAATAAGCTTTATTGGACACCTTGTGCAGCTCATTGCATTGATCTAATGTTAGAGGATTTTGAGAGCAAGATACCTATGCATAAGGAGATTATTGCTTCAGGTAAAAAGATCACAACTTACATTTATGCTAGGACTGGTCTTATAACTTTGTTGCATCATTACACTGAAGGAGGTGAGTTGATAAGACCTGGCATCACTCGCTTTGCAACATCATATTTGTGTTTGGGTTGCTTGAATGATAAGAGGGGAGGATTGTATAGGATGTTCacttccaagcaatggaaggaTAGTCAATTTTCCAAGACAAAAGATGGAAAATTTGTTGAAAATATAGTCACAAACAAGGACTTTTGGAAGAATTTGATTATTTGCCTTAAAGGTGCTTTTCCATTACTTAAAGTCTTGCGTATGGTGGATTCTGATGAGAAGGCAGCCATGGGTTATATCTATGAAGCAATGGATCAAGCAAAAGAGGAAATACAAACTAGCTACAATAATAATAGAAAAAG CTACCAACCATTATGGAAAATTATAGATAACAGATGGGACAAACAATTGCATAGGCCTTTGCATGCTGCAAGCTATTATCTTAATCCAATTTTGCATTACAAACCTAATTTTAAAGTAGATAATGAAGTGAAACAAGGAATGTATGCATGTTTAGAAAGAATGATGGGAGGAGACATGGATATGGTGAATAAAATTGATGGTCAACTTGAGGATTTTAAGAGTAAAAAAGGATTCTTTGGGAGTGAAATAGCTCAACGTGGACTAAAAAACAAGACACCAACTCAATGGTGGGAATCTTACGGTGATGCACACCCAGAGTTGCAAAACTTTGCTATTCGTGTTTTGAGTTTGACATGCAGTTCTTCTGGCTGTGAGAGAAATTGGAGTGCTTTTGAAATG GTTCATACAAAGAAAAGAAATCGTTTGAAACAAAAGACTATGAATGATCTTGTGTATGTGATGGTAAATACAAGATTGACCAAGAATAAGGCTGAAAGGAAAAAGCGAGATCTAACAATTGATGATTTCCAAGATGATGACGATTGGTGGTATGTTGCTGAGGAAGAAAATGCAGGTGGTAATAATGTAAATGTGACTGatttagatgaagatttgatgcAAAGTACTGGTGCTAAATCAACTGGACATGTAGATGAATTTGATGTCCTTGAAACTATAGAAAGTGACAATGAAGAAGGAAATGCAGATGAAGGTGATGAAGGAGATGATGAGGGTGATGGTTATGGTGGAGGAGATGATGAGATTAATGAAGATGAAGGAGTTGACATTATAGGGAAAAATCCAAACTATCGGCGCCTTTGTGATTTGTACTAA
- the LOC127073620 gene encoding zinc finger CCCH domain-containing protein 25, protein MTLDDDSSIYVGGLPYDATEDTIRTVFNLYGAILDVKIINDQRTVGKCYCFVTFTNPRSAIDAINDMNGRSISGRVVKVNGVKSRGGGGGGGGGGSGGRSNFGRERERYYHHNDERNGDWDHGRDREIRDQDYGRGSGRDHIREQNYDHGIEKDGYRSRGSDWNRHGDRSRDRERSRDRDRSRDHDRVRDRRVEHVQDYGDQARESMLDDDWNRDDDRAENQQENNRVHGGDVDRDHNLDVGADRKMDRVSDHDKSFDEPKREPSRRNIDLNVTNENSPSDSTDDHNEEAEDELEQSMQELDKLKKEVSKLEERVEERRLNVTELQKHSKKLEDAVITAKKQSLYRQMQLTKLHECFLKVQDSTERLKTSEKEFQALVDSVMFESDGDGSLGQLTNGSLDGK, encoded by the exons ATGACGCTGGACGATGATAGCTCCATATACGTTGGAGGTCTTCCCTACGACGCCACTGAAGATACCATTCGCACCGTCTTCAATTTGTATGGCGCCATCCTTGATGTCAAG ATTATCAATGACCAACGTACTGTAGGCAAATGCTATTGTTTTGTTACTTTCACAAACCCTAGGTCAGCAATTGATGCCATCAACGACATGAATGGAAGA AGTATTAGTGGGCGTGTGGTCAAAGTTAATGGGGTGAAGTCTCGGGGTGGCGGCGGTGGTGGCGGCGGCGGCGGCAGTGGCGGTAGATCAAATTTTGGGAGAGAAAGAGAACGTTATTATCATCATAATGATGAAAGGAATGGAGATTGGGATCATGGCAGAGATAGAGAGATTCGAGATCAAGATTATGGTCGTGGCAGTGGCAGAGATCATATTCGAGAGCAAAATTATGATCATGGTATTGAGAAAGATGGATACAGGAGTAGAGGCAGTGACTGGAATCGACATGGTGATAGGTCTCGAGACCGTGAAAGGTCTCGGGATCGTGATAGATCACGAGATCATGACAGGGTTAGGGATAGGAGAGTCGAACATGTGCAAGATTATGGTGATCAAGCTAGAGAAAGCATGTTAGATGATGATTGGAATCGTGATGATGATAGGGCTGAAAATCAACAAGAAAACAACAGGGTACATGGTGGAGATGTGGATAGGGACCATAACTTGGACGTGGGCGCCGACAGAAAAATGGACAGGGTTAGTGACCATGATAAAAGTTTTGATGAACCTAAAAGAGAACCGTCAAGGAGAAACATAGA TTTGAATGTGACAAATGAAAATAGTCCATCAGATTCTACCGATGACCACAATGAGGAG GCAGAAGATGAGTTAGAGCAGTCAATGCAAGAACTTGATAAACTAAAAAAGGAG GTTTCTAAACTGGAAGAGAGAGTGGAAGAAAGAAGACTTAATGTTACAGAGTTACAAAAACACTCTAAG AAACTGGAGGATGCGGTGATTACTGCAAAGAAACAATCTTTATATCGCCAAATGCAATTAACCAAG CTGCATGAATGTTTTCTGAAAGTGCAGGATTCGACAGAAAGACTTAAAACCAGTGAAAAAGAATTCCAG GCTCTAGTTGATTCAGTAATGTTTGAGAGTGATGGTGATGGGAGTCTTGGACAGCTTACAAATGGAAGTCTTGATGGTAAATAG